In Primulina huaijiensis isolate GDHJ02 chromosome 16, ASM1229523v2, whole genome shotgun sequence, a single genomic region encodes these proteins:
- the LOC140961071 gene encoding uncharacterized protein produces the protein MKEKVEMIRKRMKASQDRQASYANKRRRPLEFQVGDQVFLKVSPFRGTMRFGRKGKLAPRYIGPYTIYEPDPSHVLRTDEVELDSSLSYVEHPVQILDRKEKQLRTKTIPLVMVQWSRHWREEATWELEAKMRQKWPHLFENVINYYLYSDFPMYYPW, from the exons ATGAAAGAGAAGGTTGaaatgatcaggaaaagaatgaaagcaTCTCAAGATCGTCAAGCCAGCTATGCTAATAAAAGGCGCAGGCCTTTAGAATTTCAGGTTGGCGATCAGGTTTTCTTGAAAGTATCACCGTTTCGTGGTACTATGAGATTTGGGCGTAAAGGGAAGCTAGCTCCGCGTTATATTGGTCCGTATACgatt TACGAGCCGGATCCTTCTCATGTCTTGAGGACTGATGAGGTGGAGTTAGATAGTTCCCTTAGCTATGTTGAGCATCCAGtgcaaattcttgatcgcaaagagAAGCAACTGAGGACCAAGACGATTCCACTGGTTATGGTGCAATGGAGTAGACATTGGAGAGAAGAAGCTACATGGGAATTAGAGGCTAAGATGCGTCAGAAATGGCCTCATTTGTTTGAAAATGTAATAAATTATTACTTGTATTCTGATTTCCCTATGTACTATCCGTGGTAA